A window of Dickeya zeae NCPPB 2538 contains these coding sequences:
- a CDS encoding methyl-accepting chemotaxis protein, protein MVEQLIQKKTMSIRTQMLLTGLLTIALGFTVTIGVLSWQSSREQKSLSERYLQKIAQSEALKIQQKLNYDRDVAHNLGQALISLPAAGIKDRAVVDKVTEYALRDNPDYLSISVIFEDNAFDGRDAEFINKPGQPPKGRYAWFVDRDSAGNYKMNPLLSYLTPGQGDYYLLPQKSQKDTLIEPYSYAYNGVPTLLTSVAAPMMSQGKLFGVITADISLASLQQTVNQIKPWSGSGYAMLLSSAGKVVSYPDKSMTSKVWSEKTDSLTSAVVQRDDALLGEKALVTWYPITIGNSTDKWYLGIIAPVNKVMEAAQQQLINALILMVISILLVSALLGVTFSRKVLKPLGGEPLEAATIALSVANGQLNNTIAIKPNDRSSLFFALHTMQSQLRQVVAQIKEAGDAVHQGAAEIASGNTNLASRTEQQAAALEQTAASMEQITATVKHNANNAHQATALTENATQIARRGETLVGQVVQTMAQIDDSAKKIGDITTMINSIAFQTNILALNAAVEAARAGEQGRGFAVVASEVRSLAQRSANAVKEIAALIEESSQRVENGVQLVNDAGKTMQEMTHAVSSVQTIINEIVNASDEQAKGISQVTIAVNEMDGVTQQNSALVQQMSAATGSLEEQAMLLAQTIEHFHLEQYGHSERRVPSRSQHALPKTI, encoded by the coding sequence ATGGTCGAACAATTAATACAAAAAAAGACGATGAGTATCCGCACCCAGATGCTGTTAACGGGCTTATTAACGATAGCACTCGGTTTCACCGTCACCATCGGAGTATTGAGTTGGCAGTCCAGCCGCGAGCAAAAATCTTTATCTGAGAGATATTTACAGAAAATTGCCCAAAGTGAAGCTCTGAAAATTCAGCAGAAACTCAATTATGACCGTGACGTAGCTCATAATCTTGGGCAAGCATTAATTTCGCTGCCAGCCGCTGGCATTAAAGACCGTGCCGTCGTCGATAAGGTGACAGAATATGCCCTGCGGGACAATCCAGATTACCTCTCGATTTCGGTCATTTTTGAAGATAATGCCTTTGACGGGCGTGATGCTGAATTTATCAATAAACCGGGTCAGCCGCCCAAAGGCCGCTATGCATGGTTTGTCGACCGGGATTCGGCTGGCAATTATAAAATGAACCCACTGCTTTCCTACCTAACGCCCGGTCAGGGCGATTACTATTTGCTACCGCAAAAAAGCCAGAAAGATACATTAATCGAACCTTATTCGTATGCCTATAACGGGGTTCCAACGCTGTTGACATCGGTAGCAGCGCCAATGATGTCTCAGGGAAAACTGTTTGGTGTGATCACGGCAGATATTTCCCTTGCATCATTACAGCAAACCGTTAATCAAATTAAACCCTGGTCAGGCAGCGGTTACGCGATGCTGCTCTCCAGTGCGGGCAAAGTGGTTTCTTATCCGGATAAATCGATGACGAGCAAGGTCTGGAGCGAGAAAACGGATAGTCTCACCTCAGCTGTGGTGCAACGTGATGATGCGCTGCTAGGCGAAAAAGCGCTGGTGACCTGGTACCCCATCACCATCGGCAACAGTACAGATAAATGGTATCTGGGTATCATCGCGCCGGTGAATAAAGTCATGGAGGCTGCCCAACAACAGTTAATCAATGCCTTGATTCTCATGGTGATCAGCATCCTGCTAGTCAGCGCGTTGCTGGGAGTGACCTTCAGTCGGAAAGTACTTAAACCACTTGGCGGCGAACCTCTCGAAGCGGCCACCATTGCGCTGTCGGTTGCGAACGGTCAACTCAACAATACGATTGCGATAAAACCGAATGATCGCAGCAGCCTGTTTTTCGCGCTACACACCATGCAATCACAGCTACGACAGGTTGTGGCACAAATCAAAGAAGCGGGTGACGCAGTACATCAAGGCGCGGCGGAGATAGCCAGCGGTAACACGAATCTCGCCTCACGCACAGAACAACAAGCAGCTGCATTGGAGCAAACAGCAGCCAGCATGGAGCAGATAACAGCAACAGTGAAACACAATGCCAACAATGCTCATCAGGCTACGGCATTAACAGAAAACGCCACACAAATTGCCCGTCGCGGGGAAACACTGGTCGGCCAGGTGGTTCAGACGATGGCGCAGATTGACGATAGCGCGAAAAAGATTGGCGACATCACCACCATGATCAACAGTATTGCTTTCCAGACTAACATCCTGGCGCTGAACGCGGCGGTTGAAGCCGCTCGCGCAGGCGAACAAGGCAGGGGATTCGCAGTGGTGGCGTCGGAAGTTCGCAGTCTGGCGCAACGCAGCGCCAACGCCGTGAAAGAGATCGCCGCACTTATCGAAGAATCCAGCCAGCGTGTTGAGAATGGCGTACAACTTGTGAACGATGCCGGTAAAACCATGCAGGAAATGACCCACGCCGTCAGTTCGGTACAAACCATTATCAATGAGATTGTTAATGCCTCGGATGAGCAGGCGAAAGGGATCAGCCAGGTGACCATTGCCGTGAATGAGATGGACGGTGTAACACAGCAAAACTCGGCGCTGGTGCAGCAGATGTCTGCCGCAACCGGCTCGCTGGAGGAACAAGCCATGCTGTTGGCTCAGACAATAGAGCATTTCCATTTAGAACAATACGGTCATTCAGAGCGTCGCGTTCCGTCGAGGTCGCAACACGCATTACCTAAAACGATATAA
- a CDS encoding 2-hydroxycarboxylate transporter family protein, protein MKNIETEIMSDNTLATTAPSGLLESLNKARIGSVPFILFLVISAVVFIASYASYLPKNMIGGFAVIMTMGFLLAYIGQRIPVLKEIGGPAILCLMVPSVLVYFHLFNANTLDTVKLLMKDANFLYFVIASLVVGSILGMNRVILIQGMIRMFIPLVVGTATAVITGLLVGKLFGYSFYHTFFFIIVPIIGGGIGEGILPLSLAYSAILGHAPDVYVAQLAPAAVVGNIFAIICAGVLARIGVLRSDLNGNGNLVRNEADNALFAIKDTPKTVDFHLMGGGLLLICTFFIVGGLFEKVLHIPGPVLMILIAVLCKYGRIIPSSMETGANSFYKFVSSSLVWPLMIGLGMLYVPLESVVAVFSVGYVVVCGSVVLSMALVSFFIAPYLKMYPVEASIVTSCHSGLGGTGDVAILSASNRMSLMPFAQIATRIGGASTVIAATLLLGWLV, encoded by the coding sequence ATGAAAAATATTGAAACTGAAATCATGAGCGATAACACGCTCGCCACCACCGCACCATCAGGCTTACTGGAAAGCCTGAATAAAGCCCGTATCGGATCAGTGCCTTTTATTCTCTTCCTGGTCATTTCCGCTGTTGTTTTTATTGCCTCTTATGCCAGCTATTTGCCTAAGAATATGATCGGCGGATTCGCTGTGATTATGACCATGGGCTTCCTGTTGGCGTATATCGGCCAGCGGATTCCCGTTCTGAAAGAAATCGGCGGCCCGGCCATTCTCTGCCTGATGGTGCCGTCAGTTCTGGTGTATTTTCATCTGTTCAACGCCAACACGTTGGATACCGTCAAGCTGTTGATGAAAGACGCCAACTTCCTTTATTTCGTTATCGCCAGTCTGGTTGTCGGCAGTATTCTGGGTATGAACCGCGTTATCCTGATTCAGGGGATGATCCGCATGTTCATTCCGCTGGTGGTGGGTACCGCCACGGCCGTCATTACCGGTTTGCTGGTGGGTAAACTGTTTGGCTACAGCTTCTATCACACCTTCTTCTTCATCATCGTGCCGATTATCGGTGGCGGTATCGGTGAAGGTATCCTGCCGCTATCGCTGGCCTACTCCGCTATCCTTGGTCACGCACCGGATGTGTATGTCGCCCAACTGGCCCCAGCTGCCGTAGTCGGCAACATTTTCGCCATCATTTGCGCCGGTGTACTGGCTCGTATCGGTGTATTGCGCAGTGACCTGAATGGTAACGGCAACCTGGTGCGCAACGAGGCGGATAACGCGTTGTTTGCCATAAAAGACACACCGAAGACGGTGGATTTCCACCTGATGGGCGGCGGCCTGCTGTTGATCTGTACCTTCTTCATCGTGGGTGGGCTGTTTGAAAAAGTGCTGCACATTCCCGGTCCGGTACTGATGATCCTGATCGCGGTATTGTGCAAATACGGCCGTATTATCCCTTCAAGCATGGAAACCGGTGCCAATAGCTTCTATAAATTCGTGTCCAGTTCACTGGTGTGGCCGCTGATGATCGGTCTCGGTATGCTGTACGTACCGCTGGAAAGCGTGGTCGCGGTCTTCTCCGTGGGTTACGTGGTGGTGTGTGGCTCGGTGGTGCTTTCAATGGCGCTGGTCAGCTTCTTCATCGCCCCGTACCTGAAAATGTACCCGGTTGAAGCCTCCATCGTGACCAGTTGCCACAGTGGCCTGGGCGGTACCGGCGACGTCGCAATCCTGTCGGCCTCCAACCGTATGTCACTGATGCCGTTCGCGCAAATCGCCACCCGTATCGGCGGTGCTTCTACCGTGATCGCAGCGACCCTGTTGTTGGGCTGGCTGGTGTAA
- the dcuR gene encoding two-component system response regulator DcuR: MINVLIVDDDAMVAELNKCYLNQISGFSCYATVPTLQQARNLLMQPDCEIDLVLLDIYMQQDNGLDLLPTIREFSEHTDVIIISSASDVYTIKKALHYGVVDYLIKPFQFARFEQALTAYREEANLLKHREFVAQSDIDNLIRRTSGTPVVERKKLPKGLTSLTLRTVCEWIEGNQGAEFSTEMLANAIGISRVSCRKYLIYLADTGILDTNILYGSTGRPVYLYRLLPEKQDALRQYCE; this comes from the coding sequence ATGATAAATGTACTGATCGTTGATGACGACGCCATGGTGGCGGAGTTGAATAAGTGTTATCTGAATCAGATTTCCGGGTTTAGCTGCTATGCGACAGTGCCGACATTGCAGCAAGCGCGAAATCTGCTGATGCAGCCGGACTGCGAGATTGATCTGGTGCTGCTGGATATCTACATGCAGCAGGATAATGGTTTGGATTTGCTGCCCACCATCCGTGAATTTAGCGAACACACCGATGTCATCATTATTTCGTCGGCCAGCGATGTGTATACCATCAAAAAAGCGCTGCACTACGGCGTGGTGGATTACCTGATCAAACCGTTCCAGTTCGCGCGTTTCGAGCAGGCGCTGACGGCTTATCGGGAAGAGGCCAATCTGCTCAAGCACCGTGAGTTTGTAGCACAGTCAGATATCGATAACCTGATCCGTCGCACCAGCGGCACACCCGTGGTGGAGCGCAAAAAATTACCGAAAGGGCTGACCAGCCTGACATTGCGTACCGTCTGTGAGTGGATTGAAGGCAACCAAGGGGCAGAATTCTCCACGGAGATGTTAGCCAATGCCATCGGCATTTCGCGCGTATCCTGCCGTAAGTATCTGATCTACCTGGCAGATACCGGTATTCTCGATACCAATATTCTCTACGGTTCCACTGGTCGTCCGGTTTATCTCTACCGACTGTTGCCGGAAAAGCAGGACGCCCTGCGTCAGTACTGCGAGTAA
- a CDS encoding sensor histidine kinase produces MGKKKTPLKLGTSVILMVSAVIGSVLLVVYALLFFRITELTEAHLKDKAFAVARTVANSPIVVDELKGIGDPALVQRFSENVKSRNHLLFVIVTDMGGIRHSHPEPEQIGRHFIGDDLYPALLGLENTAVNRGVLDPALRVFTPVFDENNHQLGVVAVGISLSSVQSVINENRWIIPWTILFGALVGLLGTYFLVKTLKRIMLGFEPFEISNLFEQRNAMLKQLKEGVIAVDTDLRVTIINDEAKRLFSQHGSGETLAIGSTISRWPALMNLEKVLASGAPRQDEEINFNGNLLLINTVPVVVKGDIIGAIATFRDKTEVSQLLQRLTGMSYYADALRAQSHEFMNKLHVILGMLHLKYYPQLEEYILKTANNYQAEIGSIIRKVKSPVIAGFLLGKINRARDLGVTLSISEDSLLPDTDDSQATNELITVLGNLIENAMDALSGLDNREITVTFHHQDGQLHCTVSDDGPGIAPDIQQRIYQEGFSTKGSGRGIGLYLTRQSLEKIGGTIDFESEPDVYTQFFVNIPYQARQFDHD; encoded by the coding sequence ATGGGTAAAAAAAAGACACCGCTGAAATTAGGTACCTCGGTCATCCTGATGGTGTCGGCGGTGATCGGCTCCGTCTTGCTGGTGGTGTATGCGCTGCTGTTTTTTCGCATTACCGAACTCACTGAAGCACATCTCAAAGATAAGGCTTTTGCGGTTGCCCGCACCGTCGCCAATTCGCCGATCGTGGTGGATGAGCTCAAAGGTATCGGTGACCCGGCGCTGGTGCAGCGCTTTTCCGAGAATGTGAAAAGCCGTAACCATTTGTTGTTTGTGATCGTGACCGATATGGGCGGCATTCGTCATTCCCACCCGGAGCCGGAGCAGATCGGTCGTCACTTTATCGGTGATGATCTTTACCCGGCGTTGCTGGGGCTGGAGAATACGGCGGTGAACCGTGGGGTACTCGACCCGGCGCTGCGTGTGTTTACGCCGGTGTTTGATGAAAATAACCACCAGCTTGGCGTCGTGGCTGTTGGGATTTCACTGTCGAGCGTGCAGTCGGTCATCAACGAAAATCGCTGGATTATCCCCTGGACTATTCTGTTTGGTGCGCTGGTCGGTCTGCTGGGTACCTATTTCCTGGTGAAAACCCTTAAACGCATCATGCTGGGTTTTGAGCCGTTCGAAATTTCCAACCTGTTCGAGCAACGTAACGCGATGCTCAAACAACTCAAGGAAGGGGTGATCGCTGTCGATACCGACCTGCGCGTCACTATCATCAATGACGAAGCCAAACGGCTCTTCAGCCAGCACGGCTCCGGCGAAACGCTGGCTATCGGCAGTACCATTAGCCGCTGGCCAGCACTGATGAACCTGGAAAAGGTGCTGGCCTCTGGCGCGCCGCGCCAGGATGAAGAAATCAATTTCAACGGCAATTTGCTGCTCATCAACACCGTACCGGTGGTGGTGAAGGGCGATATTATCGGTGCGATTGCGACCTTCCGCGATAAAACGGAAGTCAGCCAGTTGCTGCAACGTTTGACCGGGATGTCCTATTACGCCGATGCCTTGCGTGCCCAGTCGCATGAATTCATGAACAAGCTGCATGTGATTCTCGGCATGCTGCATCTGAAATATTACCCGCAGTTGGAAGAATATATTTTAAAAACCGCCAATAATTATCAGGCGGAAATCGGTTCGATTATTCGAAAAGTAAAATCACCGGTGATTGCCGGGTTCCTGTTGGGTAAAATCAACCGGGCGCGGGATCTGGGCGTCACGTTATCCATCAGCGAAGACAGCCTGTTGCCGGATACCGACGACTCTCAGGCCACCAATGAATTGATTACCGTGTTGGGCAATCTGATCGAAAATGCGATGGACGCATTATCTGGTCTGGATAATCGAGAAATTACGGTGACATTTCATCATCAGGATGGGCAGTTACACTGCACGGTCAGCGATGATGGGCCGGGTATTGCGCCGGATATTCAGCAGCGCATTTATCAGGAAGGGTTTTCCACCAAAGGCTCCGGACGCGGTATTGGCTTGTATCTCACCCGACAGAGTCTTGAGAAAATCGGTGGGACTATCGATTTTGAATCCGAACCGGACGTTTACACCCAGTTTTTTGTGAATATCCCGTATCAAGCAAGGCAGTTTGACCATGATTAA
- a CDS encoding anion permease — MSANNSRLVKLFIILGIAIIFWFIPVPEGVNPPAWHLLAIFVATVVGLILSPYPLGAIAVFSITAVSALGLLPVKDVLVGFSDPTIWMIACAFFISRSFIKTGFGRRIGFLFISKLGNSSLGLAYGLVFTDLLFSPAMPSTSARCGGIITPLFRSIAEAYGSTPEQGTQRRIGAFLVQTIFQCNTITSAMFMTSMAGNPLISKLATQFGVHLTWTEWASATLVPGLLSLIVIPLVLYRFYPPELKKTPEMRELAKVRLQEMGPMSRNEWVVLCVFLGLVVFWVLGATLNIDATLTALGGLSVLLLTRALSWEDVTGEKEAWHTVVWFAVLMMLATQLNKMGLIAWLGGIASHAVIGMHWLPMLGLLLLVYYYSHYFMASAVAHISAMYAIFVSIAIAAGAPPVLTVLAFAAFSNLFMATTHYSGGPAPIMFGCGYLPLGTWWKIGFLVGLVVIPIWLGIGSLWWKVLGMW, encoded by the coding sequence ATGTCTGCAAATAACAGCAGGTTAGTGAAGCTTTTTATTATCCTTGGTATAGCCATTATATTTTGGTTTATTCCCGTCCCTGAAGGTGTGAATCCCCCAGCGTGGCATCTGTTGGCAATATTTGTTGCTACCGTTGTCGGTTTGATCCTCTCTCCCTACCCACTTGGCGCTATTGCCGTTTTTAGTATCACCGCCGTGTCGGCGCTCGGACTCCTGCCGGTCAAAGATGTGCTGGTTGGGTTTAGTGACCCGACTATCTGGATGATTGCCTGTGCATTTTTCATTTCGCGCAGCTTCATCAAGACGGGTTTCGGCCGTCGTATCGGCTTTCTGTTCATCAGTAAACTGGGTAACAGCAGCCTGGGGCTTGCGTACGGTCTGGTGTTCACCGACCTGCTGTTTTCCCCGGCGATGCCGTCAACCTCTGCCCGTTGCGGCGGTATTATCACCCCGCTGTTTCGTTCGATTGCTGAAGCCTACGGTTCGACGCCAGAGCAGGGGACACAGCGCCGTATTGGGGCGTTTCTGGTACAGACCATTTTCCAGTGCAACACCATTACATCGGCGATGTTCATGACCTCAATGGCCGGTAACCCGCTGATCAGCAAACTGGCGACCCAGTTCGGTGTTCACCTGACCTGGACCGAATGGGCGAGTGCCACGCTGGTACCGGGGCTGCTGTCGTTAATCGTCATTCCGCTGGTGCTTTACCGTTTCTACCCGCCGGAACTGAAGAAAACGCCGGAAATGCGTGAGCTGGCTAAAGTCCGCCTGCAGGAAATGGGGCCGATGAGCCGCAACGAGTGGGTTGTGCTGTGTGTTTTCCTGGGACTGGTGGTGTTCTGGGTGCTGGGTGCGACGCTGAATATCGATGCAACCCTGACCGCACTGGGTGGCTTGAGCGTGCTGTTGCTGACCCGAGCGTTAAGCTGGGAAGACGTCACTGGTGAGAAAGAAGCCTGGCATACCGTAGTGTGGTTCGCCGTTTTGATGATGCTGGCAACGCAGTTGAACAAGATGGGGTTGATAGCCTGGCTGGGCGGTATCGCCAGTCACGCGGTTATCGGCATGCACTGGCTGCCAATGCTGGGGCTGTTGTTGCTGGTGTACTACTACAGCCATTATTTCATGGCCAGCGCGGTCGCGCACATCAGCGCCATGTACGCCATTTTCGTGTCGATCGCTATTGCCGCCGGTGCGCCGCCGGTATTAACGGTGCTGGCGTTTGCTGCGTTCAGTAACCTGTTTATGGCGACAACGCATTATTCTGGCGGCCCGGCACCGATCATGTTCGGTTGTGGTTACCTGCCATTGGGCACCTGGTGGAAAATCGGTTTTCTGGTTGGACTGGTGGTGATTCCTATCTGGTTAGGTATCGGCAGCCTGTGGTGGAAAGTCTTGGGTATGTGGTAA
- the ibpB gene encoding small heat shock chaperone IbpB codes for MRNYDLSPLLRQWIGFDKLASSMGNQDAVEFPPYNIEKIDDNHYRITLALAGFRQSELDIEVEGQRLTVKGTPTLPEKKVQYLHQGLVFKPFTLSFTLAEHLHVSQAQFQHGLLHIDLIREVPQALQPQRIAIGRPVPALNESAPDDKA; via the coding sequence ATGCGTAATTACGATTTATCCCCCCTGCTGCGTCAGTGGATTGGCTTTGACAAGCTCGCCAGTTCTATGGGTAATCAGGACGCCGTGGAGTTCCCGCCGTACAATATCGAGAAAATCGACGATAACCATTACCGCATTACACTGGCGCTGGCCGGATTCCGCCAGTCTGAGCTGGATATTGAAGTGGAAGGCCAGCGTCTGACCGTGAAAGGCACGCCGACATTACCAGAGAAAAAAGTGCAGTATTTGCACCAAGGGCTGGTGTTCAAACCCTTCACGCTGAGTTTTACCCTGGCCGAACACCTGCATGTGTCACAGGCCCAGTTCCAGCATGGGTTGCTGCATATTGATCTGATCCGCGAAGTGCCGCAGGCATTGCAACCGCAGCGTATCGCTATTGGCCGACCGGTCCCCGCGCTCAATGAGAGTGCGCCTGACGATAAGGCTTAA
- the ibpA gene encoding small heat shock chaperone IbpA, whose protein sequence is MRNPDFSPLYRSAIGFDRLFNLLEAGQSQGNGGYPPYNVELVDENLYRIAIAVAGFAESELEITAHDNMLIVKGSHSGDATPRNYLYQGIAERNFERKFQLAEHIQIRGASLENGLLFIELQRVIPETLKPRRIEIK, encoded by the coding sequence ATGCGTAATCCCGATTTTTCCCCGCTGTATCGCTCTGCTATTGGTTTTGACCGTCTGTTTAATCTGCTGGAGGCTGGCCAGAGCCAGGGGAATGGTGGATACCCTCCCTATAACGTTGAGCTGGTTGACGAAAACCTGTATCGCATCGCTATTGCCGTGGCGGGGTTTGCTGAAAGCGAACTGGAGATCACCGCGCACGACAACATGTTGATTGTTAAAGGATCGCATAGTGGTGACGCCACCCCGCGCAATTACCTCTATCAAGGCATTGCCGAGCGCAATTTTGAGCGCAAATTCCAACTGGCCGAGCACATCCAGATTCGTGGTGCCAGCCTGGAGAATGGCTTGCTGTTTATTGAGTTACAGCGGGTGATTCCAGAAACGCTCAAACCGCGTCGTATCGAAATCAAATAA
- a CDS encoding YceK/YidQ family lipoprotein: protein MMTILKNASLSFVLSGGILATCGGCSSVMTHSGGEQGYYSGTKASMTTLKDEDTSWAMMPMVALDVPFSAMLDTLLLPYDFYRTHDDTHSTSARDRLGEYESRQPMVSPPPLVVMPASANNTGH, encoded by the coding sequence ATGATGACCATTCTGAAAAATGCCTCATTGTCGTTCGTGCTGTCAGGCGGGATACTGGCGACGTGCGGCGGTTGCTCCAGCGTGATGACCCACTCTGGCGGCGAGCAGGGATACTATTCCGGCACCAAAGCCAGCATGACCACGCTGAAAGATGAGGACACCAGTTGGGCGATGATGCCGATGGTGGCGCTGGATGTCCCCTTCTCCGCCATGCTGGATACGCTACTGTTACCCTATGACTTCTATCGCACCCACGACGATACCCACAGCACCTCCGCGCGCGATCGTCTGGGGGAATACGAAAGCCGCCAGCCGATGGTTTCTCCACCGCCTTTGGTGGTGATGCCAGCGTCGGCAAATAACACCGGTCATTGA
- a CDS encoding LacI family DNA-binding transcriptional regulator codes for MAKTVEQIASALKLSVTTVRLVLNGKAEQYRISAKTQQRIHQYVTEYGYTVNHVARSLKLNKTETLGLIVPRLSNLFFSTLAEKLETRCREVGYQLMISCSYSDSQYENRLVEALLQRNVDGLFVVPSSLQAAQHHAKVVKKPLVLLDRDFGIEQLPLVMSDNLQGGAALTQAMLAAQPAAPLFFMAGDVQQPAIRDRLRGYHQSVQQAGLTPAVLEASHNRREDGMLMMEQFLRQHDAPPPAFIASSLPVLEGMLSMVRERYGYIPAHINIGTFDEHAMLGFLPNTLWSMRQNEDAWSEQAFTAMQQALNGEVQPHKAVIPMTLIHRRQAGHQ; via the coding sequence ATGGCGAAAACAGTTGAACAGATTGCCAGTGCCTTGAAGTTGTCCGTGACCACGGTACGTCTGGTACTCAATGGAAAAGCGGAACAGTATCGAATCAGTGCTAAAACCCAGCAACGCATCCACCAGTATGTGACGGAGTACGGTTATACCGTTAATCACGTCGCCCGCAGCCTGAAGCTGAACAAAACCGAAACGCTGGGGCTTATCGTTCCCCGTTTATCCAACCTGTTTTTCTCGACACTGGCCGAAAAGCTCGAAACGCGCTGCCGTGAGGTGGGCTACCAACTGATGATCAGCTGTTCTTACAGTGACTCTCAGTATGAAAACCGGCTGGTGGAGGCGTTGTTGCAGCGTAATGTCGACGGGCTTTTTGTGGTGCCCTCATCGCTACAGGCCGCGCAGCATCACGCTAAGGTGGTGAAAAAGCCACTGGTACTGCTGGACCGCGATTTTGGTATCGAACAGTTGCCGCTGGTAATGAGTGACAACCTGCAAGGCGGCGCGGCGCTGACACAAGCGATGCTGGCTGCCCAGCCCGCCGCACCGTTGTTTTTCATGGCGGGTGACGTACAGCAACCGGCCATCCGCGATCGTCTGCGCGGCTATCACCAGTCGGTGCAGCAAGCGGGCCTGACGCCAGCGGTGCTGGAAGCCAGCCATAACCGCCGTGAAGACGGTATGTTGATGATGGAGCAGTTTTTACGCCAGCACGATGCGCCGCCGCCCGCGTTCATCGCGTCGTCGTTGCCGGTGCTGGAGGGGATGCTCAGCATGGTTCGTGAGCGCTATGGCTATATTCCGGCGCATATTAATATCGGCACCTTCGATGAACACGCCATGCTGGGGTTCTTGCCCAATACACTGTGGTCGATGCGTCAGAATGAAGATGCGTGGTCAGAACAGGCGTTTACCGCGATGCAGCAGGCGTTAAACGGTGAGGTGCAACCGCATAAAGCGGTGATCCCCATGACGCTTATCCATCGCCGCCAGGCCGGGCATCAATGA